The segment GTCATTTTTCTCTATGATTGTTTAGTTGTAAGCAAAAGAATTTTTTCTTATCATTTAAGATATCAAAATGCTGAATTTGATATAGAATTATTAATCACTAATGATGCAAGGGTCACGCTTGCTTCTAATCAATAGATATAAACTAGACAGGTAAATGGAGTTCTACAATATATTTGACATATAATATAGAAATTTCAGAGTACACTAATCGAATAACTAACATATGTCATTATAAGATTTAATAGATACTTTAGAATGCTATTTGGAAATGTATTTCCAAATACAATTCTAGTTATTCCAATACATCATCCCTTATTATTAAAGTGGGCCCCAAAAAATAAGCAAATCAAAAGGATAAACATTCAAACGAAAAAATGTTATATCAAATAGATTAAAGTCATTGACAATGATCTTGTGTTGTATCAACCATGTAACTAGAACATCAACATTAGAGATATGCTATGTCAATACATTCAAACCTGATGAATTTTGAAAAAATGTTTGCCTTCAAAGAATTGCATAATGGAGTACAATGAACACATTATTGAGATATGCTAATCTTGCAAATGTCTTTGTTGGATCAACCAACTCATGTTTTACATGGTATTTTCATTTTCACTAAAATCATCCCTTATATTAACATCGTCTTTGAGAAAGCTTAACATTAGATTATGTAATATGCAACCAAAAATAATGGTTTTGGGGAGCATTTCCAAATTTGGATGCCTCTCTATTTCATAATTCACCATATCTTCTATAACCTTCCAAATGCACAGTCAACAAAAAAGTGCATTGATGACAACTCAAAGTTTAATTTCGTATAATCTACTATTATTCTAAATTGAATAGTTTAATAAGGAAGTAAGTTTGAAAAAGTGTTGAAGGTGGACCATAAgcataatgagatataaatatgtATTCATTTTGTAGTGAATCTTTAATCTCTTACTCACTTTCATACAATATACAATACATTTATTCTTTTTTAAAtgtattctcttcatttttcaataAAAATTATCCGATAATTCTTTTGAAATGCCTCTATTTTGTTATCTAATGAAAGGATTATTCTTTTATCCTTTAATATAGAAAGTGATCTGATTAGTGTATAAAATATGAATTCTTCtagtatatttatattaataaataatattgagTATGTAAAATAGTGACATTAAATTCCTTccttgaaatgaaatatatttaagCTTAAATTCACCGTAGCTACTTCCAATTCTAATAGATCTCCAAGATTCCTTTTATCACGGAATAAATGCTACTATGTATATATTGTCCATATCTGGTTCTTTGACACTCTTCAACCACATGTATGCTTTACAATGCTTTCTGGTTTATCTTttcattcatttgtaattgattatcAAACAAATTTGAATAATGGCATGAATTTCTCAATTTACATGGTAAAGAGGTAGTAGCAAACTCATGCTTGAATGACATGCCAAGCATGTTAAACAATGGTGCTTCTATGTTTCACCATTGCCCTTTTGAGTTTGCAATTCTAATGTTCTCATTCATTGGTAGGGTTACAAGTTCCATTCCAATCAAGGTCTTTCTACTACTATTTCTCACTAAGAAATTTCAATGTGGACTCAGCctcatctcttgcccaattttgTATTCATGTTGTTATATATTTCCTCGTTTCAGTTTACTTTATTTTATAAGCAAACCTCCTTGGAGTTtgtttacattttttttgttattttattttatgttcatAACATTTGACAATATTATCATTATGAAGATCTAATTTCTACCATTTTATTATGATAAAATGTACACAATGCCAAAGtggtttatttatataatttaaatgcaactaaataaaatTGAGTTGTAGAATGTATCATGCTCAAAGGGGCTATTTTCATTATGTGAATAGAGCTCAAGATTATATTTTTTAATTCCATAAAGAAACTACAACTATAGCTCAAAGAAGTCACAAAATGTATTGTCCTCAAGCAACTCATTTTCATCATGTGAATAGAGTTCAAGATCGTCCTTGCTTATTTATTTCTCTAATTCATCTATATTACTATAGAGATCTTGTCTCTTATCATGGAATGTGAATTAAGATGAAGAGCCATTGTGTCTTTATATCCAATTAAATCATACATGGAACTTGATAAACACTTTCCACTCCATTAGGAAAACAACTAGCCGTATGAGTGAACCAAAGAAAACCCAATTCTTTatccataaaataaaaataacaattacttatttatcatttaattttGAATGATATATGGCAGTTATGCTCAATTGAGCACACTTATCCAATAGTTATTCAAATATAGTTCTTTATTATTGAGACAATCCTAAATTAGCATGCtaataaatattttttcaatatCCTTTTATAGAAAAATTGGGCTCTCCATTTACCCAATGCCACTTTCAAATTTATAGGACATTCCATATCAATTACAATTGGCATAACCATTACACGTCCATTACAACTTTGGTGTAAAATTGCCAAGATGTTAACTAAAACAAAAAAACCACAAAAACATGAACAAAATTCACATAGAAAAATAATCAACCTAAGTTCGAGATTGTATTTAAAAATTGTATACACCAAAAATACTATTTTATACATCAAAATTAAATTAATGTATCTTCTATGCATATATCAAATTGTACTCTCTAACATGATGGCATATATAATTTTCTATTAACACAACTCTTGCAAGTACTAATTTATATGAATGAAAAATATATACTAAAGtaaaatatttatcaaaatcaCTAAAGTAAAAAAATACAAAACATAGATTTTTCttctttataataaaataaatgaacCAGAAATCTAAACATTCTTTTAAACATTAATTATAAAAAACATCTCTATCAAATTTAAATTAACTCATATTTCTATTACACTAAGAAgtccaagataaaataaaataataattattcctACACTAAAATATTTGAAGGTATAATTTAGTTTTTAAAACCTTAATCTATATTCCTTCGCATCACTCGTTTTCCGACTTTGATAGATTATAGGTTCTTAATTTCATGTATTTTTAAAAAGAGTTGACAATCGATTTTCTTATTTCTGTATCACTCGTTTCAGTGGATAtgatttattttcacattttttaatTAGTTAGGGTATAATTTTGTTATTAAACTAAATAGAAAACATAATACATATTATAGTTCAGCGCGACAATCTTAATCTAATCGTGCCGTTTCGAAGCATCCTGAAGATTTTTGTGTTACCGTTCACTTTCCACTTGGAAAGACTTTTGTCCGGCCATTCCCACTGCAGAAGACTTATCTCAGCCGATATTAAGGACTTGACCATTGTACCATTTCCATTTTCTGTCGAGACTTCGACTTTGGAATTATTAGCGCCCAAAGGTCTATTCCTTTACGTGGGATAAACGGCACGACTTGACCAGTGGGCTTTTCTATTTAAGTTTGATAATAAACCTGAACCATAAGGCCATCAACATAAACATCTTCCCCTTGGGTGATATTTAAGAAAAATACAAATGCTCTGGTTATAGAAATGGAGATGAAGAATTTGGCCATAGTCATTACTATTATTATTGCGATGCATAATTGCAGTTTAATAGCAGTGGATGGTGGAGATACCCTTTTAATGGGTTCTTCCCTCTCAGGAAATCAGACCATTATATCAAAGAATGGCACGTTCGCAttgggatttttcaatcccaaagGAACGAATAATTGGTACATTGGCATCTGGTATGCGCAAGTCTCTCAGAAGGCCATTGTTTGGGTGGCTAACAGAGAGAATCCTGTCAGAAGCATGCCCGGGGTTCTCAACTTTTCAAGCGACGGTCGTCTCAGATTGTTTAACAGAGACGATCAGTTTGTTTGGTCAACTGATAATGGCCGAAAAGCCTCAGGCGCAATATTAATGGACTCCGGTAATCTAGTTTTGCTGGATGCCCACGAAAAGTCTGAGATTGTATGGGAGAGTTTTGCGCATCCAGGAGATACATGGTTGGCGGGCATGAAGATGTGGAAAGGCATGAAGTTAACTTCGTGGAAGAGCTCTGTGGATCCTGCAATTGGGCTATTCTCTTATGGAATGGATATGTCCCCAGGAAAGTCACAGATGGTGATGATCCATAACAACAGTGTTACATATTGGTCCAGTGGAGAGTGGACTGGTAATACTGCTACCAAGATTCCGGAGATGAAAGGTCAGAACATAGTCGAAATGTCCTGTGTGAGGGTTTCTCTTTCAAGAATGTACTATGAATATTTCATAAACCCGACTTGGAAACCTCTCACGGCGCGGCTAGTGTTGCAGACGAATGGAGAATATGGAACTTACTTCTGGATGGGTGATGGTAAATGGACTCTGGTTTGGTCGACACACCGGGGTCAATGCAGCGAGTATGATATCTGTGGAGCTTATGGAGTGTGCAATGCGAATGATGTGTGTAGTTGTGTTGAGGGTTTCACGCCCAAGGAACCATCTCAAAGCTGGTGGTCAAACGGGTGTGCTCGGCGAAGACCCCTGCAATGCTCTATCGCAAAGGGAACTACCGACGGCTTCCGGGAAGCCAAGAACCGATTCTTGCCCGAAAAAGAAGCAGTCATATACAATGAGCCAACACAGAAGAGTTGCCGGACTGCTTGTCTCAACAATTGCTCCTGCACAGCCTTTTCTTTCGCTACTTCTCATCCTTTCATGTGTAGACTGTGGTTTGGGGATTTATTCAAAATGCGCGCTTCATCAGACGGTCAATCAGTCTTTATTAGACTGGCCGCTTCTGAACTGCCGCATTCGACGTCAAAGCGAAGCAGCAAACCTCCAGCACTTAGAGTTGTACTTGCTGCTACTGGAGCCGCGTTCTCTGTCATTTTGGCTCTCCTGTTGGGCGTCTTTATTCTTTGTAAACGTCGAAGGGCGCGGAAGAAAAGCATTGAACAGGACGTGCCAACGTCGCTCAAAGCATTCACTTACAAAGAGCTGCGAATTGCAACCAAGAATTTCAAGCATAAGCTGGGGAGCGGAGCATTCGGCTCTGTGTTCTCAGGAGTTCTGCCAGACAACACGCTTGTAGCGGTCAAAAAACTAGAAGGTTCTGTCGGAGCAGAAAAGCAATTTCGTGCAGAAATAAGTACCATCGGGAAAATACAGCATGTAAATCTGGTGAGGCTCTGGGGATTCTGCGTAGGAGGTTCTCGAAGGCTACTGGTGTATGCTTACATGCCCAACGgctctctaaattcttttcttttccaCAAAGAGGGGGAAGTAGAGAAGTTGTTGGACTGGAAGACTCGGTTTGAAATCGCACTGGGCACTGCGCGAGGATTAGTTTATCTCCATGAAGAATGCAGGGATCGCATCATTCATTGCGATATTAAACCTGAAAACATTCTGCTGGACGGTGACTTTCACCCCAAGATAGCTGATTTTGGGTTGGCAAAGCTGGTAGGTAGAGATTTCAGCCGCGTACTGACAACCACAAGAGGAACTCGTGGGTACTTGGCTCCCGAGTGGATCTCTGGCCTTCCTATCACTCCCAAGGTGGACGTATACAGTTTTGGCATGACGTTGCTGGAAATCATATCTGGTCGTAGAAATCTGGATCTGAAGGTAGAGGAGAGCAGGTTGTACTTTCCTACCTGGGCTTCATGTCAAATTCAAAGAGGAAACATAATAGGCGTTGTGGATGCAAGGATAGCTAGTGAGGCTAATATAGAAGAGGTGAGAAGAGCCGCCATGGTTGGGGGACTATGCATTCAAGACGATGAGAATCTGAGGCCGAGCATGGGTGAAGTGGTGAAGATATTGGAAGGAACGATGGAAGCTCCTGCACCACAAATTCCGAGGTCTCTACAGGTGCTGGTAGATCAGCTGGATGACTACGAAAGCCATACGTTTGATCGACAACCATGGACATCAAGTGGTTCCATACCGGCAATGAATTAGGTTGCTTTAAATAGGCATAATTATAATTAAAAGAAATGCTTACTACGCTGGTACCTTGGTTTCAAGTGTAGAGGAGTACACCATAGAATAAGGttaacaaatattttaaaatattataaattatattagtAAAACTCTTCTAAAGTGTATAAGttccaaaaaaaattttaaaaaaaatgcaattttAGTTCGATAAACATTTCAAAATAAAGTTAGTTGAAGTTTTGGTTTTTCCTTTCTTTAAACTTTTatcaaattttcacatatttatgaaatttttatacaaatattttatttgaaatatttaaactGTTTTTTATTAATCATATTTGTCAACAAATCATAAGCTAAAATTTTTAtatctaaaataaatatttatctattataaagttaaaatatatttctttaattaaaattattcaaaaaaataattctTGACAATTTGATTGGCTAAGGAGTTTGACCTCTTATTCCAACCTTTGTGTTGttcaagaaatatatatatatatatatatattgtgtaacCCTAATCTATTGGTGTACATTTTAGAATAGTGAaagacaataataataataataataataataataaagctcTCGTAATAAGTTGTTCACATTCTTCTCATTATGATAAAAAGTTGTTTGGTAGATCTTATTCAAGATTAGTTGGCTCATGCACATTATATAGTGCAAGGCAAATATTTCGAGGTACATATttattttgatgcaggagcatcctcaattcttggcaatcttgcatcaaccaaaaatattttctttctattttgctttttgttttgtagtttcagcatttcattatgtatttcctagcattggctcactggatcttaaGGAGTTACGTTTTGCTGGcgaacttgatcatcttccttattcctaaaccatggagcATTCGGATCAAttttcggcaagttatcgattCCGATTTTTGAGATAGTTTTCTAACACTGGAACCAGTTGGACCTATTTTCTTTAGTCATTCTACCAGATCCCTTTTGTAGCTTGcgaagccttgagcattgatttcgatgttccttggcatgtggacgACCTTCCCTTTGATCAACACTTCATGATTTGGATTTTCTGATGGAATCTCTTTGGCAGatgccaaccttgttggttttacacgtttggtcttgttcttcaacatttgatcccttttgggctgaccagatccccttggatcatataaataattgtaattgagcattggAATGTAAatcagaagaaaaataaaacatagaagatagatcttaagttttGAGGTTTCGGTTGAGACCTGTTCTGTAGTTGAGCATGTTTGTAGCAGGCTAGTGAGCCTAATTCTTGTATCCTAGATGTTATCGGTTGCTTGTAATTCATTttcatgatttaatttatttatttctgcgctgcctccatcatatccttttgttttcattgtgtttacttttgctgaccggtccagactaatctcttcgaggtccctcctaactggtgattgcaccaagtggtatcaaagaagaCTTCATTCCAAATATTGTGTGGTCCTAAAACTTTTGGtgtggggtggcagattgtggatccgacctatagatgcagaggactggcatgaagatggcgTGAGGAGGAAATAAGAATGATGGAGAACGTGGGAATGCATACCTGGGTAtgatggaaatattgagaggaattaCAACCCGATTGGAAGCcgttgagacaacccagagaaaaggctgacatattgaagatgtgagtgaagctAAAGGAGAAGAAGACTCAGAAGAACAACTAAACCCATTGATGAtcaatccagatgaagaaaggttcttaagggttttgagtagggcgaatactaaaccaaATTTTACCCCgctggaatatgatggaaagttggatttagatgaattgatagattggatctcagagatggagaaatattttaattttgagaacaccacagaggaaaggaaggtgaaatatgcgtgcacccagttgaaaggtcatgcatctatttggtgggagcatttgcaggttaaTAGAAAGAGGAAAGCTAAAGAAACGATTAGAATATGGGATcgaatggttgctaagttaaaatcaaaatttttgccagttgattatcaagtgaatctgttgcgaaagttgcagaatttgaagcataaggaatctagtgtaatggagtataccaaagcattctacaagttgaatattagacccaaacatgttgatgatgaggtcaAACAAGTTGCATGATAGTTGAATGGATTGCGAatgtctatataagatgaa is part of the Cryptomeria japonica chromosome 10, Sugi_1.0, whole genome shotgun sequence genome and harbors:
- the LOC131076058 gene encoding G-type lectin S-receptor-like serine/threonine-protein kinase At2g19130 → MEMKNLAIVITIIIAMHNCSLIAVDGGDTLLMGSSLSGNQTIISKNGTFALGFFNPKGTNNWYIGIWYAQVSQKAIVWVANRENPVRSMPGVLNFSSDGRLRLFNRDDQFVWSTDNGRKASGAILMDSGNLVLLDAHEKSEIVWESFAHPGDTWLAGMKMWKGMKLTSWKSSVDPAIGLFSYGMDMSPGKSQMVMIHNNSVTYWSSGEWTGNTATKIPEMKGQNIVEMSCVRVSLSRMYYEYFINPTWKPLTARLVLQTNGEYGTYFWMGDGKWTLVWSTHRGQCSEYDICGAYGVCNANDVCSCVEGFTPKEPSQSWWSNGCARRRPLQCSIAKGTTDGFREAKNRFLPEKEAVIYNEPTQKSCRTACLNNCSCTAFSFATSHPFMCRLWFGDLFKMRASSDGQSVFIRLAASELPHSTSKRSSKPPALRVVLAATGAAFSVILALLLGVFILCKRRRARKKSIEQDVPTSLKAFTYKELRIATKNFKHKLGSGAFGSVFSGVLPDNTLVAVKKLEGSVGAEKQFRAEISTIGKIQHVNLVRLWGFCVGGSRRLLVYAYMPNGSLNSFLFHKEGEVEKLLDWKTRFEIALGTARGLVYLHEECRDRIIHCDIKPENILLDGDFHPKIADFGLAKLVGRDFSRVLTTTRGTRGYLAPEWISGLPITPKVDVYSFGMTLLEIISGRRNLDLKVEESRLYFPTWASCQIQRGNIIGVVDARIASEANIEEVRRAAMVGGLCIQDDENLRPSMGEVVKILEGTMEAPAPQIPRSLQVLVDQLDDYESHTFDRQPWTSSGSIPAMN